A genomic stretch from Bacillus sp. N1-1 includes:
- the ilvD gene encoding dihydroxy-acid dehydratase, with protein sequence MEGKKDLRIRSKVISEGVNRVPNRSMLRAVGFTDEDFKKPMIGVASTWSEVTPCNVHIDSLAREAKAGAKDNGGAPMIFNTITVSDGIAMGHEGMFYSLPSREIIADSIETVTNAERLDGIVAIGGCDKTTPGCLIAIGRMNIPSVYVYGGTIQPGKLNGNDIDIVSSFEAVGQYQAGTINDEELHKVECSACPGAGACGGMYTANTMASAVEALGMSIPGSSSTPAVNDYKESECRQAGELVVSLLEKDIYPRDIMTKEAFENAITVVMALGGSTNAFLHLTAMAHSAGVDLSLDDFERVRERVPYIADMKPSGKYVMQDLYEIGGVPAVMKLLHEHGLLHGDCLTVTGKTVAENLAEAPSLKEGQEIIRSLNDPIKASGPLVVLRGNLAPEGSVAKMSGQKISQFEGPARVYNNEAEATAAIEADDIKEGDVLVIRNVGPKGGPGMPEMLSITSMIVGKGLNGKVALMTDGRFSGGSHGFVIGHVSPEAFVGGPIGLLKEGDTITIDSDKQQINFDVTDEELERRRAEWVRPELRYKTGILGKYARLVSSSAKGAVTDLDLE encoded by the coding sequence ATGGAAGGCAAAAAAGATCTTCGAATCAGAAGTAAAGTAATCAGTGAAGGTGTAAATCGAGTACCTAACCGCTCCATGCTTCGAGCAGTCGGTTTTACAGACGAAGATTTTAAAAAACCAATGATTGGTGTAGCGAGTACCTGGAGTGAAGTTACACCTTGTAACGTACATATTGATTCACTTGCGCGTGAGGCGAAAGCGGGTGCTAAGGATAACGGCGGCGCGCCAATGATTTTTAACACGATTACTGTTTCTGATGGTATTGCGATGGGTCATGAGGGAATGTTCTATTCTTTGCCAAGTCGCGAAATCATCGCGGATTCAATTGAAACGGTCACAAATGCGGAACGTCTTGATGGCATTGTAGCGATTGGCGGCTGTGACAAAACAACGCCAGGTTGTTTAATCGCAATTGGTCGTATGAATATTCCGTCCGTGTACGTGTATGGTGGTACGATTCAGCCAGGTAAACTGAATGGAAATGATATTGACATCGTTTCATCATTTGAAGCGGTAGGACAATATCAAGCTGGAACGATTAACGACGAAGAGTTGCACAAAGTTGAATGTTCTGCTTGCCCTGGAGCAGGTGCGTGTGGCGGAATGTATACTGCAAACACAATGGCGTCTGCGGTTGAAGCACTTGGAATGAGTATCCCAGGATCGTCCTCAACGCCTGCAGTGAATGATTACAAAGAATCTGAATGTCGTCAGGCTGGAGAATTAGTGGTTTCTCTTCTTGAAAAAGACATCTACCCTCGTGACATTATGACAAAAGAAGCATTCGAAAATGCGATCACGGTTGTTATGGCTCTTGGTGGTTCAACAAATGCCTTCTTGCATCTAACGGCAATGGCTCACTCAGCTGGTGTCGACTTATCATTGGATGATTTCGAACGCGTTCGCGAACGTGTTCCATACATTGCAGACATGAAGCCGAGCGGCAAATATGTGATGCAAGATCTTTATGAGATTGGCGGCGTACCTGCTGTCATGAAGCTTCTTCATGAGCATGGCTTGCTTCACGGCGATTGCCTCACAGTAACAGGAAAAACGGTCGCAGAAAACTTGGCCGAAGCCCCATCGCTAAAAGAAGGACAAGAAATTATCCGCTCCCTAAATGATCCGATTAAAGCAAGCGGTCCACTTGTTGTTCTTCGAGGGAATCTAGCTCCTGAAGGTTCTGTAGCAAAAATGTCCGGTCAAAAGATTAGTCAATTTGAAGGACCAGCTCGCGTTTATAATAACGAAGCAGAAGCGACTGCAGCAATCGAAGCGGATGATATTAAAGAAGGTGACGTTCTCGTTATTCGTAATGTAGGGCCTAAAGGCGGACCTGGTATGCCAGAAATGCTTTCCATTACTTCCATGATTGTTGGGAAAGGATTGAATGGGAAAGTTGCGCTTATGACAGACGGACGCTTCTCAGGCGGATCCCACGGCTTTGTCATCGGTCATGTCTCACCAGAAGCGTTTGTTGGTGGACCGATTGGCCTCTTAAAAGAAGGCGACACCATTACCATTGATAGTGACAAGCAACAAATCAATTTTGATGTAACAGACGAAGAGCTCGAGCGTCGCCGTGCTGAATGGGTGCGCCCAGAGCTTCGATATAAGACAGGTATTCTCGGTAAATATGCAAGACTCGTTTCTTCATCCGCAAAAGGTGCAGTAACAGATCTTGATCTTGAGTAA
- a CDS encoding DUF1540 domain-containing protein gives MALDVLCEVANCVHNRNGKNCGADEIYVVSHQGNKARNSEETDCKTFEPGTL, from the coding sequence ATGGCATTAGATGTATTGTGCGAAGTCGCAAACTGTGTTCACAATCGTAATGGAAAAAACTGTGGAGCAGACGAAATCTATGTTGTCAGTCATCAGGGGAATAAAGCACGTAATAGTGAAGAAACCGATTGTAAAACATTTGAGCCTGGTACCCTTTAA
- a CDS encoding MFS transporter, translated as MWQNKNVWILLTGEFVAGLGLWLGIIGNLEFMQEKVPSDFMKAVILAIGLLAGVAIGPYAGRVTDQMKKKTVMIAAGLARAISVILMLLAIQTGSVLWMVIFLILIQTAAAFYFPALQAAIPLVVKEKELLQMNGIHMNVATLSRVLGTAIAGIFLVIMSLSTMYLLSLGAYLLLVVFTFFLTIEEHDVSETNRSKAESSFKHLFPIIKELPIVMMTLIMTLVPLLFIGGFNLLVISISELQDNSLIKSWIYTAEGLSFMVGAFAVKRISRKQSPYTILFLFSFIIGLSQLLLFFANSPVLSVIAFIIFGFSVGCFFPTAATIFQTRVPKEFHGRFFSLRNMLDRIIFQLVLLLTGLMLDLIGLQMMSVIFGIMSITITSIFFLKYRQSNLTSLNINVR; from the coding sequence ATGTGGCAAAATAAAAATGTGTGGATTTTACTAACAGGTGAGTTTGTGGCCGGGTTAGGTTTATGGCTCGGGATTATTGGAAACTTAGAATTTATGCAGGAAAAAGTACCATCTGATTTTATGAAAGCCGTTATTCTGGCGATTGGACTCCTTGCCGGGGTTGCGATTGGTCCCTATGCCGGACGCGTGACAGACCAGATGAAGAAGAAAACCGTGATGATCGCTGCTGGACTTGCCAGAGCGATTAGCGTCATCTTAATGCTGCTCGCGATTCAAACTGGCTCTGTACTCTGGATGGTTATCTTTCTGATTCTCATTCAAACGGCCGCTGCTTTTTACTTCCCTGCTCTACAGGCCGCTATTCCTCTAGTCGTAAAAGAAAAAGAGCTTCTCCAAATGAATGGGATTCATATGAATGTTGCCACGTTATCAAGAGTACTTGGCACCGCCATTGCAGGAATCTTCCTAGTGATTATGTCTTTATCAACGATGTATCTTCTTTCTTTAGGGGCATATCTTCTTCTTGTCGTATTTACATTCTTCCTTACCATTGAAGAACATGACGTTTCTGAAACGAATCGTTCAAAAGCAGAAAGTAGCTTTAAACATTTGTTTCCGATAATAAAAGAGCTACCAATTGTGATGATGACACTGATTATGACGTTAGTTCCACTCTTATTTATCGGTGGATTTAATTTGCTTGTGATTAGCATCAGTGAGCTTCAAGACAATTCGCTCATTAAAAGCTGGATTTACACAGCTGAAGGCCTTTCGTTTATGGTTGGGGCTTTCGCTGTTAAGAGAATTTCAAGAAAACAATCGCCTTACACCATTCTATTTTTGTTTTCCTTTATTATCGGACTTTCCCAGCTATTGCTCTTTTTTGCAAACAGTCCTGTTCTATCCGTCATCGCCTTTATTATATTTGGTTTCTCAGTTGGCTGCTTTTTTCCAACAGCCGCTACTATTTTTCAAACAAGAGTACCAAAAGAATTTCACGGAAGATTCTTTTCACTCCGAAACATGTTGGACCGGATCATTTTTCAACTTGTTTTGCTTTTAACAGGGTTGATGTTGGATCTAATTGGCCTTCAAATGATGTCTGTCATTTTTGGCATTATGTCGATTACAATAACAAGTATCTTTTTCCTGAAATATCGTCAGAGTAATCTAACGTCTTTAAACATTAATGTGCGTTAG
- a CDS encoding DJ-1/PfpI family protein → MSKNVLIISGDAVEALEIFYPYYRCLEEGFNVTIASPTAKKLQTVCHDFTDEMETFVEKQAYGIESHTSFAEIKPAEYDGLIIPGGRAPEYIRMDESVPGIVRHFFEENKPVGAICHAAQVLNVVPDIMKDREYTAYPACKPDVTACGATYIDEKVHTADNLVSGQAWPDLPGFMKEFLRLLK, encoded by the coding sequence TTGAGTAAAAACGTATTAATCATTTCCGGTGATGCTGTTGAAGCTCTTGAGATTTTCTACCCTTACTATCGTTGTCTTGAGGAAGGATTTAACGTCACGATCGCATCCCCGACCGCTAAAAAACTACAAACGGTATGTCACGACTTTACAGATGAAATGGAAACGTTTGTTGAGAAGCAAGCCTACGGAATTGAATCACATACTTCCTTTGCAGAAATCAAACCGGCAGAGTACGATGGTTTAATTATTCCAGGCGGACGAGCACCAGAATACATTCGAATGGATGAGAGTGTACCTGGCATCGTAAGACACTTTTTTGAAGAAAATAAACCAGTAGGTGCGATTTGTCATGCGGCACAGGTCCTTAATGTAGTTCCTGATATTATGAAAGATCGCGAGTATACCGCTTATCCAGCTTGTAAACCCGATGTAACCGCATGTGGTGCTACATACATCGATGAAAAGGTTCATACAGCTGATAACCTCGTCTCAGGACAGGCGTGGCCTGACTTACCAGGATTCATGAAAGAATTTCTCCGTTTATTAAAATAA
- a CDS encoding LysR family transcriptional regulator, translated as MDIKQLAYFVEVAKQKSFTKASHSLYISQPTLSKMVKSLEAELDVELLDRSARSSELTDAGKIVYLQGEKILNMVDDLSSHLYDMMNLKKGHIKVGLPPLIGALYFPSILKGFQELYPDITIELMEHGANIAQQKILDGELDFAVGLLPVNETKFETLPFTTEELMLFVHSSHPFAEKNSVSISELRNERIILFSEDFMLHDQMIEQCRQAGFEPHISYVSSQWDFISDMVSHNLGVTFFPKSILTKINQNNVVSIPLVNPEIPWDLGIILRKEKYISYASRAFINYIKSAI; from the coding sequence ATGGACATTAAGCAGTTAGCCTATTTCGTTGAAGTCGCCAAGCAAAAAAGCTTTACGAAAGCCTCACACTCGCTCTACATCTCACAGCCAACGTTAAGTAAAATGGTGAAAAGTTTAGAAGCTGAGTTAGATGTTGAACTACTCGATCGCTCGGCACGATCGAGTGAACTAACCGATGCAGGAAAAATTGTATATTTGCAGGGTGAGAAAATATTAAATATGGTCGACGATCTTTCTTCTCACTTATATGACATGATGAATTTAAAGAAAGGGCACATCAAAGTCGGTCTCCCGCCACTCATCGGCGCCCTCTACTTCCCTAGTATCTTAAAAGGATTCCAAGAGCTCTATCCTGATATTACGATCGAACTAATGGAGCATGGAGCCAACATTGCGCAACAAAAAATCCTCGACGGTGAACTGGATTTTGCAGTCGGCCTCTTACCTGTCAATGAAACGAAATTTGAAACACTTCCATTCACAACGGAAGAATTAATGCTGTTTGTACACAGTTCACATCCATTCGCAGAAAAAAATTCGGTCTCAATCAGCGAGTTGCGAAATGAGCGGATCATCCTATTTAGTGAAGACTTTATGTTACATGACCAGATGATTGAACAGTGTCGTCAGGCCGGATTTGAACCGCACATTTCTTACGTTAGCTCCCAATGGGACTTTATTAGCGATATGGTTAGTCACAATCTCGGCGTCACCTTTTTCCCAAAATCGATTCTTACTAAAATCAACCAAAACAACGTGGTCTCAATTCCACTCGTAAATCCAGAGATCCCATGGGACCTTGGCATTATTCTACGAAAAGAAAAGTACATTTCTTATGCTTCTCGTGCGTTTATTAACTACATTAAGTCTGCAATCTAA
- a CDS encoding PadR family transcriptional regulator, with amino-acid sequence MDKQIHTKYAILGLLTIGCQTGYSMKKMMDGSLNHFWKISYGQIYPTLKSLVEEELITVQEESESGKPDKKKYELTSLGWQALYNWMETPIEELGVEKNELLLKLFFSHHQSNETTFKQLDHYKLKLLERLNTYQAIDEMIRGTYGDQEDAKFWLLTLDYGIRTTQAASEWADEAKKKLTSRR; translated from the coding sequence ATGGATAAACAAATTCATACAAAGTACGCGATTCTCGGCTTATTAACAATCGGTTGTCAAACGGGTTATTCAATGAAAAAAATGATGGATGGAAGTTTAAATCATTTCTGGAAAATCAGCTATGGACAAATTTACCCTACACTTAAAAGTCTAGTTGAGGAAGAACTGATAACTGTTCAGGAAGAGAGTGAGTCTGGAAAACCTGATAAAAAGAAATATGAATTAACCTCATTAGGTTGGCAGGCCCTTTACAATTGGATGGAAACTCCTATTGAAGAACTTGGAGTAGAAAAGAATGAGTTGTTGCTTAAACTTTTTTTCAGTCATCACCAGAGCAACGAAACAACTTTTAAACAATTGGATCACTACAAATTAAAACTGCTAGAACGTTTGAATACTTATCAGGCGATTGATGAAATGATACGAGGAACGTATGGCGATCAAGAAGATGCGAAATTCTGGCTGTTAACATTAGATTATGGGATAAGGACAACGCAAGCAGCTAGTGAATGGGCTGACGAAGCCAAAAAGAAGCTTACTTCAAGGAGGTAA
- a CDS encoding DUF4188 domain-containing protein gives MVNQVFTGRYTVDKGQDVVVFLIGMRINQWWAVHKWLPVFLAMPGMIRELSINKQLGCLSMENFFSFRTTLLLQYWRSAEDLRQYAHGKAHLKAWKNFNQKIGNNRAVGIYHETYVLSSSHYESLYGNMPAFGLRKALGHIEVTPQADSFNKRLNGMHTDKANEH, from the coding sequence ATGGTGAATCAAGTTTTTACCGGACGCTACACGGTGGATAAAGGACAGGACGTTGTGGTATTTCTCATTGGAATGCGAATCAATCAATGGTGGGCTGTGCATAAATGGCTTCCTGTCTTCCTTGCGATGCCTGGCATGATTCGTGAGCTTAGCATCAATAAACAGTTAGGATGTCTCTCTATGGAAAATTTCTTTAGCTTTCGGACAACGCTACTCCTTCAATACTGGCGTTCAGCAGAAGACCTTCGTCAATACGCTCATGGTAAAGCCCATTTAAAAGCGTGGAAAAACTTTAATCAAAAGATTGGAAACAACCGTGCTGTCGGCATCTACCATGAAACATACGTCCTTTCGAGCTCTCACTACGAAAGTCTCTATGGCAATATGCCCGCTTTTGGATTAAGGAAGGCGCTCGGACATATCGAGGTTACACCTCAAGCTGATTCTTTCAATAAACGTCTTAATGGAATGCATACCGATAAAGCGAACGAACACTAA
- the smpB gene encoding SsrA-binding protein SmpB — translation MPKGDGGLIAQNKKARHDYSVIETYEAGLVLQGTEIKSIRARRVNLKDSHAIIRKGEIFLLNMHINEYEQGNRFNHDPTRTRKLLMKRKEIDKLIGLTKEQGYTVIPLKVYIKNGYAKVLLGLAKGKKKYDKRQDLKDKTMKREVDKALKERQRI, via the coding sequence ATGCCAAAAGGTGATGGTGGACTCATTGCACAAAATAAGAAAGCAAGACACGATTATTCCGTTATTGAGACATATGAAGCAGGACTGGTTCTACAAGGAACTGAAATCAAATCCATCAGGGCAAGACGCGTAAACCTGAAAGACTCTCACGCCATTATTCGTAAGGGAGAAATCTTTCTTCTGAATATGCACATTAATGAATATGAGCAAGGGAATCGTTTTAACCACGATCCAACCCGTACTCGTAAGCTATTGATGAAGCGGAAAGAGATTGATAAGCTCATTGGCCTAACGAAAGAACAGGGCTATACGGTAATTCCACTGAAAGTCTATATCAAGAATGGTTATGCGAAAGTACTTCTAGGCCTTGCTAAGGGTAAGAAGAAGTATGATAAGCGCCAGGATCTCAAAGATAAGACGATGAAGCGTGAAGTGGACAAAGCGTTGAAAGAACGTCAGCGGATATAG
- the rnr gene encoding ribonuclease R, with protein sequence MAEEHEQKILSFMKDEAYKPLTVQELEEVFGVKDSSEFKEFVKTLNSMEDEGLIVRTRSNRYGIPEKMNLVRGKLQVHAKGFAFLISDSDTGEKDVYINQGDLEGAMNGDRVIVRLHQKSSGTRPEGTVIRIIERGVKRTVGTYSDSKHFGFVIADDKRIPHDIFIPKGATAGAVDGHKVVVEITKYPEGRMSAEGRITEILGHKNDPGVDILSIIYKHELPGEFPEAAMEQAHKTPDQIDEKEIEGRRDLREETIVTIDGADAKDLDDAVNVVKLPNGNYKLGVHIADVTYYVTENSPIDQEALDRGTSVYLVDRVIPMIPHRLSNGICSLNPQVDRLTISCEMEITTQGEVVNHEIFPSVIRTNERMTYTDVRKILQREDDEVLERYKSLVPFFDSMGELAEILRKGRFERGAIDFDFAEAKVLVDDEGTPQEIVQRERSVAERLIEEFMLVANETVAQHFHFMEVPFMYRIHEDPDADKLNTFFEFITNFGYVVRGNANTVHPRALQKLLEEVKGEPEEAVISKVMLRSMQQAKYFPESLGHFGLSTDFYTHFTSPIRRYPDLIVHRLIRTYLFEKKVDNQTTSKWSEALGEIAQHASAMERRAVDAERETDDLKKAEFMKDKIGEEFEGVISGVTNFGLFVELPNTIEGLVHVSYLTDDYYHYDEGAYAMIGERTGNVYRIGDEIAIRVLNVNIDERSIDFEIVGMKPPKERRRRESPKVIEGGKRKKRGKSSNKTTDAGQKKRKFSPPKDGQGTKKKPKNKKKKRRNNNS encoded by the coding sequence ATGGCAGAAGAACATGAACAAAAAATATTGAGCTTCATGAAGGACGAAGCGTACAAACCGCTAACCGTTCAGGAGCTTGAAGAAGTATTCGGTGTGAAAGATTCCAGTGAATTTAAGGAATTTGTGAAAACGTTAAACAGCATGGAAGATGAAGGATTAATCGTTCGCACAAGAAGCAATCGCTACGGTATTCCTGAGAAAATGAACCTTGTTCGCGGAAAGTTACAAGTACACGCAAAAGGATTTGCTTTCCTTATTTCCGATAGTGATACTGGCGAGAAAGATGTCTACATTAATCAGGGTGATCTAGAAGGAGCAATGAACGGGGATCGTGTCATTGTAAGACTTCATCAAAAATCATCTGGCACTCGTCCAGAAGGTACCGTTATCCGTATCATTGAGCGTGGTGTAAAACGCACAGTTGGTACATATTCTGATAGCAAGCACTTTGGATTTGTGATTGCCGACGATAAGAGGATTCCACACGATATTTTCATTCCAAAAGGAGCTACTGCAGGTGCCGTTGACGGCCATAAAGTCGTAGTTGAAATTACGAAGTATCCTGAAGGGCGTATGAGTGCGGAAGGACGCATTACTGAAATCTTAGGTCATAAAAACGACCCAGGCGTCGATATTCTGTCGATCATTTATAAGCATGAGCTTCCAGGCGAGTTTCCTGAGGCTGCAATGGAACAAGCTCATAAAACACCAGATCAAATCGATGAAAAAGAAATTGAAGGAAGACGTGACCTTCGTGAAGAGACCATTGTGACGATTGATGGAGCAGACGCGAAGGATCTAGATGACGCCGTTAACGTTGTCAAACTTCCGAATGGAAACTACAAGCTCGGTGTTCACATCGCCGACGTAACGTATTATGTGACGGAAAACTCTCCGATTGATCAAGAAGCGCTTGATCGTGGGACGAGTGTGTATCTTGTCGACCGAGTGATTCCGATGATTCCACACCGTCTATCAAACGGAATTTGTAGTTTGAATCCTCAAGTGGACCGATTAACGATTTCTTGTGAGATGGAAATTACAACACAGGGTGAAGTGGTAAACCATGAGATCTTCCCAAGTGTGATTCGTACAAATGAGCGTATGACGTATACAGATGTACGCAAAATTCTTCAGCGTGAAGACGATGAAGTGCTAGAACGTTACAAATCTCTCGTTCCATTCTTCGATAGCATGGGTGAACTGGCCGAAATTTTAAGAAAAGGACGTTTTGAACGAGGCGCCATTGACTTTGATTTCGCAGAAGCAAAAGTACTTGTAGATGATGAAGGGACGCCGCAAGAGATCGTGCAACGAGAACGCTCAGTGGCTGAGCGCTTAATTGAAGAGTTTATGCTTGTCGCAAACGAAACCGTTGCACAGCATTTTCACTTTATGGAAGTACCGTTCATGTACCGTATTCACGAAGATCCGGATGCAGATAAACTAAATACGTTCTTCGAATTCATTACGAACTTTGGTTATGTTGTACGCGGGAATGCGAACACGGTACACCCTCGTGCGCTACAAAAGCTTCTTGAAGAAGTAAAGGGAGAGCCAGAAGAAGCGGTAATTAGTAAGGTGATGCTTCGTTCGATGCAACAGGCGAAGTACTTCCCTGAAAGTCTCGGTCACTTCGGATTATCGACAGACTTCTATACGCACTTTACGTCACCAATTCGTCGTTATCCTGACTTAATCGTACACCGTTTGATCCGTACGTATCTATTTGAGAAAAAAGTTGATAACCAAACAACTTCCAAATGGAGCGAAGCGCTTGGTGAAATCGCTCAGCACGCTTCTGCGATGGAACGCCGTGCGGTTGACGCTGAACGTGAAACCGATGATCTGAAAAAAGCTGAGTTTATGAAAGATAAAATCGGGGAAGAGTTCGAAGGTGTGATTAGTGGTGTAACGAACTTCGGATTGTTTGTTGAATTGCCGAACACGATCGAAGGTCTCGTTCACGTTAGTTATTTAACCGATGACTACTACCACTACGACGAAGGTGCTTATGCGATGATTGGTGAACGTACTGGTAACGTCTATCGTATCGGTGATGAAATCGCCATTCGCGTCTTGAATGTTAATATTGATGAACGTTCGATCGACTTTGAAATTGTTGGCATGAAACCGCCAAAAGAACGTCGCAGAAGAGAAAGTCCGAAAGTCATTGAAGGCGGCAAGCGAAAAAAACGCGGGAAGTCATCTAACAAAACAACGGATGCTGGACAGAAAAAGCGTAAGTTTTCGCCGCCAAAAGATGGTCAGGGAACAAAAAAGAAACCGAAAAACAAAAAGAAAAAACGTCGCAATAACAATTCTTAA
- a CDS encoding carboxylesterase: MKVVAPKPFTFEGGNRAVLMLHGFTGNSADVRMMGRYLQERGYTCHAPQYEGHGVPPEELVHTGPKDWWKNVTEGYEKLKSMGHDEIAVVGLSLGGVFSLKLGYTVPVKGIVPMCAPMDMKDEETMYQGVLSYAKEYKKFERKSPEQIEEEMEAFKETPMNTLGELRDLIYDVRDNVDMIYAPTFVAQARHDEMINTESANVIHDNIESDEKSLKWYENSTHAITLGKEKDELHKDVHAFLDSLDWSE; this comes from the coding sequence ATGAAAGTAGTCGCACCAAAGCCATTTACATTCGAGGGAGGCAATCGCGCGGTATTAATGTTGCATGGTTTTACAGGAAATTCAGCAGATGTACGAATGATGGGACGTTACTTGCAGGAAAGAGGCTATACGTGTCATGCGCCACAATATGAAGGACATGGCGTTCCGCCTGAGGAGCTTGTACATACTGGGCCAAAAGATTGGTGGAAAAACGTCACTGAAGGGTATGAAAAGCTGAAAAGCATGGGCCATGACGAAATTGCTGTCGTCGGCTTATCACTTGGAGGCGTATTTTCATTAAAGCTCGGTTATACTGTTCCTGTAAAGGGAATCGTGCCCATGTGCGCCCCGATGGATATGAAAGATGAAGAAACGATGTATCAGGGCGTCCTTTCCTATGCAAAGGAATACAAGAAATTTGAACGGAAATCACCTGAACAAATTGAAGAGGAAATGGAAGCCTTTAAAGAAACACCGATGAATACACTTGGTGAACTTCGCGATTTGATCTATGATGTGCGTGACAACGTTGATATGATTTACGCTCCTACATTTGTGGCACAAGCGAGACATGATGAAATGATTAATACAGAAAGTGCCAACGTCATTCACGATAACATCGAATCAGATGAGAAAAGTCTGAAATGGTACGAAAACTCAACGCATGCGATCACACTAGGCAAAGAAAAAGACGAGCTTCATAAAGACGTTCATGCTTTTCTTGATAGCCTTGACTGGTCAGAATAA